In Strix aluco isolate bStrAlu1 chromosome 33, bStrAlu1.hap1, whole genome shotgun sequence, the following proteins share a genomic window:
- the LOC141917048 gene encoding uncharacterized protein LOC141917048 has product MHGAPPIRGAPMGAAPPPPSTQTTSVPQHFPPPPPFSFLFSTGDPGVRALPFPHFLRGRGEDPGARALPLPRPGPGHPGGGGVGGGTRGRVYVGPTETPATGKLRRGGHDPRARVSPLSHTQTRPPGGPIHHRGGSCCSQFVQCQLPVLPGAPSTSPRCPPVPSVLPVPVPGAHQFPQCSQYQSPVPTSSLSAPSTSPRCPPVSPVLPVPVPGAHQFPQFPPYQFPVFPVPPVPAPSASRYSPQCSQYQFSVFPQFPQYQLAAFPSAPNTSSRCSPVCPVPAPSASRCSPVLPVQVPGAHQFPQCSQYQFPVFPSSSSQCFPVLPVPSALPVSVPGTPSARSRCSRCPQRSQCPFPVLPVLPVPPVPAPGAPGAPSAPSARSRCSQ; this is encoded by the exons ATGCACGGGGCACCCCCAATACGTGGGGCACCCATGGgcgctgccccccctcccccaagcACCCAAACCACAAGCGTACCCCAAcacttccccccgcccccccctttttccttcctcttctccacagGGGACCCGGGCGTCCGGGCCCTGCCCTTCCCCCACTTCCttagggggaggggggaggaccCAGGCGCCCGAGCGCTGCCCCTCCCCCGGCCCGGGCCGGGACAtccgggtggggggggggtgggggggggcacgcGGGGCCGTGTTTATGTAGGACCGACCGAAACCCCCGCCACGGGGAAACTGAGGCGGGGGGGACACGACCCACGGGCCCGGGTGTCCCCGctgtcacacacacagacacgccCCCCGGGGGGTCCCATCCATCACCGGGGcggctcctgctgctcccagttCGTCCAGTGCCAGCTCCCAGTGCTTCCCGGTGCTCCCAGTACCAGTCCCCGGTGCCCACCAGTTCCCTCAGTGCTCCCAGTACCAGTCCCCGGTGCCCACCagtttccccagtgctcccagtaccaGTCCCCGGTGCCCACCAGTTCCCTCAGTGCTCCCAGTACCAGTCCCCGGTGCCCACCagtttccccagtgctcccagtaccaGTCCCCGGTGCCCACCAGTTTCCCCAGTTCCCCCCA TACCAGTTCCCGGTGTTCCCAGTTCCCCCAGTACCAGCTCCCAGTGCTTCCCGGTAttccccccagtgctcccagtaccaGTTCTCAGTGTttccccagttcccccagtacCAGTTAGCAGCGTTCCCCAGTGCTCCCAACACCAGTTCTCGGTGCTCCCCAGTTTGCCCAGTGCCAGCTCCCAGTGCTTCCCGGTGttcaccagtgctcccagtacaaGTTCCCGGTGCCCACCAGttcccccagtgctcccagtaccaGTTCCCGGTGTTCCCCAGTTCCAGCTCCCAGTGCTTCCCGGTGCTCCCAGTACCCTCAGCGCTCCCAGTGTCCGTTCCCGGTACTCCCAGTGCCCGCTCCCGGTGCTCCCGGTGCCCCCAGCGCTCCCAGTGCCCGTTCCCTGTACTCCcggtgctcccagtgcccccagtgcccgCTCCCGGTGCTCCCGGTGCCCCCAGCGCTCCCAGTGCCCGCTCCCGGTGCTCCCAGTAG
- the VASP gene encoding LOW QUALITY PROTEIN: vasodilator-stimulated phosphoprotein (The sequence of the model RefSeq protein was modified relative to this genomic sequence to represent the inferred CDS: deleted 4 bases in 3 codons), with protein MGRDAHAGGVPTQTCVSPPSTPRSETVLCSARAVVLLYDDTHKQWVAAGGGPQTLSCVQLYHHPGANAFRLVGRKMQPDQQVVLNCPLGRGLRYSQATPQFHQWREARRVWGLSFGAPHEAAPFAAAVLRALRALEEGTPLSWPDPNGPSLEEPEQQERQVPEEPERHVAAAGTQAMPSGGPPPTSWPPTAPGAPPHPPAPRQPRGSRAPPLPVVAGAAGGGAGGGSGFAAAIAGAKLRKVGKDEAPGAGAPPAPPKGESARGGAGGGLMEEMSAMLARRRKATLQGDKPALKRDEDVTSDEAEPGTRTPGQSAEPVRRPWRRPAPPCPVVGMERTDAKMGGTQGGPQRISVPPPPPPRMKSATPAAPADPPGPTDEPNLERIKQELLEEVRRELQKMKEEIIEAFVTELRKRSTP; from the exons ATGGGGAGAGACGCCCACGCTGGGGGGGTGCCCACCCAGacttgtgtgtcccccccctcaaCACCCCGCAGCGAGACGGTGCTGTGCAGTGCCCGGGCGGTGGTGCTGCTCTACGATGACACCCACAAACAGTgggtggcagcg ggggggggtccccagacCCTCAGCTGCGTCCAGCTCTACCACCACCCCGGCGCCAACGCCTTCCGCCTGGTGGGGCGCAAAATGCAGCCCGACCAGCAG GTGGTGCTGAACTGCCCGCTGGGGCGGGGGCTGCGCTACAGCCAGGCCACCCCCCAGTTCCACCAGTGGCGGGAGGCCCGGCGGGTCTgggggctcagttttggggcccccCATGAGGCCGCTCCCTTCGCTGCCGCAGTCCTGCGGGCTCTGAGGGCCCTGGAGGAGG GCACCCCGCTGTCCTGGCCGGACCCCAATGGTCCGTCTCTGGAGGAGCCTGAGCAGCAGGAGAG GCAGGTGCCGGAGGAGCCCGAGCGCCATGTGGCAGCTGCAG GCACTCAGGCCATGCCCAGTGGAGGCCCCCCCCCTACCTCCTGGCCCCCCAccgcccccggggcccccccccaccccccggccccccgccaaCCACGGGGGTCCCG GGCCCCCCCCTTGCCGGTGGTGGCAGGTGCtgcc ggggggggggccggggggggctctGGCTTTGCCGCTGCCATCGCGGGGGCTAAACTCAGGAAAGTCGGCAAG GATGAGGCACCGGGTGCGGgggccccccctgcaccccccaagGGCGAGAGTgcccgggggggggccgggggggggttgATGGAGGAGATGAGTGCCATGCTGGCCCGacg GAGAAAAGCCACCCTGCAGGGGGATAAGCCAGCGCTAAAGAGGGACGAGGACGTCACCAGC GACGAGGCGGAACCGGGCACTAGGACCCCGGGGCAGTCCGCGG AGCCCGTGCGGAGGCCCTGGAGAAGGCCAGCTCCACCCTGCCCAG TTGTTGGGATGGAGAGGACAGATGCCAAGATGGGGGGTACCCAGGGAGGTCCCCAACGTAtttctgtgccccccccccccccccccaggatgaAGTCGGCCACCCCAGCTGCCCCTGCCGACCCCCCTGGCCCCACTGATGAGCCCAACCTGGAGCGAATCAAACAG gagctgctggaggaggtgcGGAGGGAACTGCAGAAGATGAAGGAGGAGATCATCGAAG CATTCGTCACGGAGCTGCGAAAGCGAAGCACGCCCTAA
- the OPA3 gene encoding optic atrophy 3 protein → MVAGAFPLAKLLTLGARQLSRPLAARIKAGARASPFFRAYICLPPAQLYHWVEMRAKMRLMGFRGAAIKPLNEEAAAELGAELLGEAIVFGVGGLCLYLEYARQAGQARRREDEQAAALRELRERLERLREELDAMAARLPPGHAPGGSSPAPSAGGHAPTGPGH, encoded by the exons ATGGTGGCGGGCGCGTTCCCGCTGGCCAAGCTGCTGACGCTGGGCGCGCGGCAGCTGAGCCGCCCCCTGGCGGCCCGCATCAAGGCCGGAGCGCGCGCCAGCCCCTTCTTCCGCGCCTACATCTGCCTGCCGCCCGCCCAGC TGTATCACTGGGTGGAGATGCGCGCCAAGATGCGGCTGATGGGCTTCCGCGGCGCCGCCATCAAACCGCTGAACGAGGAAGCGGCGGCCGAGCTGGGAGCGGAGCTGCTGGGGGAAGCGATCGTGTTCGGCGTGGGAGGGCTCTGCCTCTACCTGGAGTACGCGCGGCAGGCGGGGCAGGCGCGGCGGCGGGAAGACGAGCAGGCGGCGGCGCTGCGGGAGCTGCGGGAGCGGCTGGAGCGGCTGCGGGAGGAGCTGGACGCCATGGCGGCGCGCCTGCCCCCGGGACACGCCCCCGGCGGCTCTAGCCCCGCCCCCAGCGCCGGAGGACACGCCCCCACCGGACCCGGCCATTAA
- the GIPR gene encoding LOW QUALITY PROTEIN: gastric inhibitory polypeptide receptor (The sequence of the model RefSeq protein was modified relative to this genomic sequence to represent the inferred CDS: inserted 1 base in 1 codon), whose protein sequence is MTHDTGTPIPPCAPPHTPPGAAVTIMGHQAVPPALLNRVLRGAEEERSAQATLVAWREYRHACELRLRLDPPSTGPVCNRSFDMYACWGDAAPNSTVTVPCPWYLPWHHRVQGGVVARRCGPDGHWVTDETGRPWRDHSQCEDLAQEQPLQRQAWLLEQFRLLYTVGYSLSLVALLLALLLLLLFRRLRCTRNFIHANLFLSFVLRAGAILTRDALLRRRLRPGPGHPLQLLGQQAVAGCRLAQALTQYCVGANYGWLLAEGLFLHKLLVLAAFSGERCLPAFLLLGWGAPVLFVVPWVVVRYFYENEGCWERNEKPAVWWIIRCPILMAVAVNFVVFVRIVRILVAKVRAHQVSRGDTRVRLARSTLTLIPLLGVHEVAFALVGEGQGGXTLRLVRLCLQLLLSSSQGLVVSILYCFVNKEVQAEVRRGWQRCRLGAPWHPGPPRPAPRGTRHYVAVGGQRTAPPDPGRHPIAESCC, encoded by the exons ATGACACACGACACTGgtacccccatccctccctgtgcccccccccacacccccccaggagctgctgtcACCATCATGGGCCACCAGGCAGTGCCCCCCGCCCTGCTCAACCGGGTCCTGCGTGGGGCAGAG GAGGAGCGCTCGGCCCAGGCAACACTGGTTGCTTGGCGCGAGTACCGGCACGCCTGCGAGCTGCGCCTGCGCCTCGACCCCCCCAGCA CAGGTCCTGTCTGCAACCGCAGCTTTGACATGTATGCCTGCTGGGGGGATGCAGCCCCCAACAGCACTGTCACCGTCCCTTGTCCCTGGTACCTGCCCTGGCACCACCGAG TGCAGGGCGGGGTGGTGGCTCGGCGCTGCGGACCCGACGGGCACTGGGTGACAGATGAGACAGGGCGGCCTTGGCGGGACCATTCGCAGTGCGAGGACCTGGCGCAGGAGCAGCCGCTGCAG cgTCAGGCCTGGCTGCTGGAGCAATTCCGCCTCCTCTACACCGTGGGCTACTCCCTGTCCCTCGTCGCCCTCCTTCTGGcgctcctgctgctcctgctcttcaG GCGCTTGCGTTGCACCCGCAACTTCATCCACGCCAACCTCTTCCTCTCCTTCGTGCTGCGGGCGGGTGCCATCCTGACGCGCGACGCGCTGCTGCGGCGACGCCTCCGCCCCGGCCCTGGGCACCCACTGCAGCTGCTGGGCCAGCAG GCGGTGGCAGGGTGCCGGCTGGCCCAGGCTCTCACCCAGTACTGCGTGGGGGCCAACTACGGGTGGCTACTGGCCGAGGGACTCTTCCTCCACAAGCTCCTGGTGCTGGCAGCCTTCTCTGGTGAGCGCtgcctccctgccttcctcctcctcggcTGGG GAGCCCCTGTGCTCTTCGTGGTCCCATGGGTGGTGGTGAGGTACTTCTATGAGAATGAGGG GTGCTGGGAGCGGAACGAGAAGCCGGCGGTGTGGTGGATCATCCGCTGTCCCATCCTGATGGCCGTGGCG GTGAACTTCGTGGTGTTCGTGCGCATCGTCCGCATCTTGGTGGCCAAAGTCCGGGCGCATCAGGTGTCGCGTGGGGACACCAGGGTcag ACTGGCCAGGTCCACACTGACGCTGATCCCGCTTCTGGGGGTGCACGAGGTGGCCTTCGCCCTGGTGGGGGAGGGCCAGGGGG GCACCCTGCGCCTGGTgcggctctgcctgcagctgctgctctcctcctcccag ggcCTTGTTGTCAGCATCCTCTACTGCTTCGTCAACAAGGAG GTGCAGGCGGAGGTGCGACGTGGGTGGCAGCGGTGCCGTTTGGGTGCCCCCTGgcaccccggccccccccgccccgcgccccgtgGCACCCGCCACTACGTGGCTGTGGGGGGGCAGCGCACGGCACCCCCCGATCCCGGGAGACACCCGATTgctgagagctgctgctga
- the FBXO46 gene encoding F-box only protein 46, with translation MEPNAFPQLQLWCPRPFGTYSQNKPCPGSGSTKKPFSCRPTEEPAGARAPSENTPPAPTDAAPAPPASAEEGRVLLDTWYVIKPGNTKEKVAFFVAHQCGGGSSGGGTSGRASTMKVKGNWGSDSSKAKRRRRCHDPTKSKPSPAWATGGREPACQPPGEPSAAAGEAPDLLSVAEMVALVEQRTALALQSFPRPCGAPAAPVVFVEAASGETKAPSGSDCSRVAEAVAHFESRQREHSSARPNGLCRPGPDCAAAAAASSAAGPGEVRIAFRISSGREPRAGAAAAEPGAVGRPNCVFMSCGTASGGGNAGGRAKDKITCDLYQLISPSRDALPNNVEFLLATAGPKGDGDGPDVDMGCGDGSASAVKPEMGEGTGEGTSARDCASSFHVDVVVTGVVDQCVFFGKDSAKKMKEETVRLPAAVQEDPPPGQLFLLPVPEEAPAAEDTEAGEEPAAVPDPSLCRLYRHVSHDFLEIRFKIQRLLEPRQYMLLLPEHVMVKIFSYLPTQALAALKCSCHYFKSIIETFGVQATDSRWNRDPLYRDDPCKQCKKHYEKGDVSLCRWHPKPYHHDLPYGRSYWMCCRRPDKEAPGCRVGLHDNNWVHPATRRDDGR, from the coding sequence ATGGAGCCCAACGCCTtcccccagctgcagctctggtgCCCGCGGCCCTTTGGCACTTACTCCCAGAACAAACCATGTCCCGGCTCTGGCTCCACCAAGAAACCTTTCTCCTGCCGTCCCACCGAGGAGCCCGCTGGTGCCCGGGCCCCGTCCGAGAACACGCCACCAGCTCCCACTGATGCTGCCCCAGCTCCCCCGGCGTCGGCGGAGGAAGGCCGGGTGCTGCTGGACACGTGGTACGTTATCAAACCGGGCAACACCAAGGAGAAGGTGGCTTTCTTTGTGGCACACCAGTGCGGTGGTGGCAGCAGTGGTGGTGGCACCAGTGGCCGTGCCAGCACCATGAAGGTAAAGGGCAACTGGGGCAGCGATAGCTCCAAAGCCAAGCGGCGCCGGCGCTGCCACGACCCCACTAAGAGCAAGCCGAGCCCAGCGTGGGCTACCGGCGGCAGGGAGCCGGCTTGCCAGCCTCCTGGCGAACCATCCGCTGCTGCCGGCGAAGCCCCCGACTTGCTGTCAGTGGCCGAGATGGTGGCGTTGGTGGAGCAGAGGACGGCACTGGCGTTGCAGAGCTTTCCCCGGCCCTGcggcgctcccgccgccccggttGTCTTTGTGGAAGCGGCCAGCGGTGAAACCAAAGCGCCGAGCGGCTCCGACTGCAGCCGAGTGGCCGAAGCTGTCGCCCACTTCGAATCGCGGCAGCGGGAGCACAGCAGCGCCCGCCCCAACGGGCTGTGCCGCCCGGGCCCCGACTGCGCTGCCGCAGCGGCGGCATCGTCAGCAGCGGGTCCCGGCGAGGTGCGCATCGCCTTCCGCATCTCCAGCGGTCGCGAGCCCCGCGCCGGAGCCGCCGCGGCTGAGCCGGGTGCCGTCGGGCGTCCTAATTGCGTCTTTATGAGCTGCGGGACGGCGAGCGGCGGCGGTAACGCCGGTGGTCGCGCCAAGGACAAGATCACCTGTGACCTCTACCAGCTGATCAGCCCGTCCCGCGACGCGCTGCCCAACAACGTGGAGTTCCTCCTGGCCACCGCCGGTCCCAAGGGGGACGGGGACGGCCCTGACGTGGACATGGGGTGTGGCGATGGGTCGGCGAGCGCCGTCAAACCGGAGATGGGCGAAGGAACTGGCGAGGGGACGTCGGCACGGGATTGCGCCTCCAGTTTCCACGTGGACGTGGTGGTGACGGGGGTGGTGGACCAATGCGTCTTCTTTGGCAAGGACAGCGCCAAGAAGATGAAGGAGGAGACGGTGAGGCTGCCGGCGGCGGTGCAGGAGGACCCACCACCGgggcagctcttcctcctgcctgtccctgagGAGGCGCCGGCAGCGGAGGACACAGAGGCTGGGGAGGAGCCGGCGGCCGTCCCCGACCCCTCGCTTTGCCGGTTGTACCGTCACGTCTCCCACGACTTTTTGGAGATCCGCTTCAAGATCCAGCGGCTGCTGGAGCCCCGGCAGtacatgctgctgctgccggaGCACGTCATGGTGAAGATCTTCAGCTACCTGCCCACCCAAGCGCTGGCCGCCCTCAAGTGCTCCTGTCACTACTTCAAATCCATCATCGAGACCTTCGGGGTGCAGGCCACCGATTCCCGTTGGAACCGCGACCCCCTCTACCGTGACGACCCCTGCAAGCAGTGCAAGAAGCATTACGAGAAGGGGGACGTGTCCCTGTGCCGGTGGCATCCCAAGCCCTACCACCACGACCTGCCTTACGGCCGATCCTACTGGATGTGCTGCCGGAGACCTGATAAGGAGGCGCCCGGCTGCAGGGTGGGTTTGCACGATAACAACTGGGTACACCCGGCCACCCGGCGCGACGACGGCAGGTGA
- the QPCTL gene encoding glutaminyl-peptide cyclotransferase-like protein isoform X2: MRRRGARRSGRGRGLVTGPAPRRPRPPAMRKGAGGSRRARSAGSGPGPVPVAVPVLVPDPGICPRSRRCHRPLLPLLALAAAAALLYVAWPGGERVTGPPPPLEQTLLTLLGRLDPTRLRDTFLRPLLRERVPGGPGSRAARQHIVGCLGALGAAWHLELDAFEAVTPRGPVTFTNVVATVAPAAPRRLVLACHYDTKVLPPGPSQRFFLGATDSAVPCAILLELAAALDQPLRRAKDRGAEVTLQLLFLDGEEAFGDWSVTDSLYGARHLAARMATTPHGPRGTQITAMSSSCGSWGCCTPAPRTSPSSASARPRDLSRTTTSPSSSEVSLCSTSSPCPSPTCGTHSRTPRTTCTPPPWRTWARS, from the exons ATGCGCCGCCGCGGAGCCCGCCGCtcggggagggggcgtggcctaGTAACAGGCCCCGCCCCTcgcaggccccgcccccccgccatGCGGAAGGGCGCCGGTGGCTCCCGCCGGGCCCGGTCCGCGGGTTCGGGGCCCGGTCCCGTCCCGGTGGCGGTGCCGGTTCTGGTTCCGGACCCCGGGATTTGCCCGCGGTCCCGCCGCTGTCACCGGCCGCTGCTGCCGCTCCTGGCgctggcggccgccgccgccctcctctACGTCGCCTGGCCCGGCGGGGAACGGGTCACTGGCCCG cccccccccttGGAGCAGACTCTACTGACGCTGCTGGGGCGGCTGGATCCCACCCGCCTGCGCGACACCTTCCTGCGGCCCCTCCTGCGGGAACGGGTGCCGGGGGGGCCCGGGAGCCGTGCTGCCCGCCAG CACATCGTGGGATGTTTGGGCGCCTTGGGGGCCGCTTGGCACCTGGAGCTCGACGCCTTCGAAGCGGTGACTCCTCGGGGACCGGTGACCTTCACCAACGTGGTGGCCACGgtggcccccgccgccccccgccgcctgGTCCTCGCTTGTCACTACGACACCAAGGTCTTGCCCCCTGGTCCCAGCCAGCGGTTTTTTTTGGGGGCCACTGATTCGGCCGTGCCTTGTGCCATCCTCCTGGAGCTGGCAGCTGCTCTCGACCAGCCCCTGCGACGCGCCAAGGACAGG GGCGCGGAGGTGACGCTGCAGCTGCTGTTCCTGGACGGGGAAGAGGCCTTCGGGGACTGGAGCGTCACCGACTCCCTCTACGGCGCCCGGCACCTGGCGGCACGTATGGCCACCACTCCCCACGGGCCCCGCGGCACCCAGATCACCGCCATG agcagcagctgcggcagctggggctgctgcacgCCCGCCCCCAGGACCAGCCCTTCTTCCGCCTCAGCCCGGCCCCGGGACCTGTCGAGGACGACCACGTCCCCTTCCTCCAGCGAG GTGTCCCTGTGCTCCACCTcatccccctgcccttcccccacGTGTGGCACACACTCGAGGACACCGAGGACAACCTGCACCCCCCCACCGTGGAGGACCTGGGCAAGATCCTGA
- the QPCTL gene encoding glutaminyl-peptide cyclotransferase-like protein isoform X1, whose translation MRRRGARRSGRGRGLVTGPAPRRPRPPAMRKGAGGSRRARSAGSGPGPVPVAVPVLVPDPGICPRSRRCHRPLLPLLALAAAAALLYVAWPGGERVTGPPPPLEQTLLTLLGRLDPTRLRDTFLRPLLRERVPGGPGSRAARQHIVGCLGALGAAWHLELDAFEAVTPRGPVTFTNVVATVAPAAPRRLVLACHYDTKVLPPGPSQRFFLGATDSAVPCAILLELAAALDQPLRRAKDRGAEVTLQLLFLDGEEAFGDWSVTDSLYGARHLAARMATTPHGPRGTQITAMSLLVLLDLLGARHPAIHSHFPRTHHWFLRLVAIEQQLRQLGLLHARPQDQPFFRLSPAPGPVEDDHVPFLQRGVPVLHLIPLPFPHVWHTLEDTEDNLHPPTVEDLGKILMAFVAEFLQL comes from the exons ATGCGCCGCCGCGGAGCCCGCCGCtcggggagggggcgtggcctaGTAACAGGCCCCGCCCCTcgcaggccccgcccccccgccatGCGGAAGGGCGCCGGTGGCTCCCGCCGGGCCCGGTCCGCGGGTTCGGGGCCCGGTCCCGTCCCGGTGGCGGTGCCGGTTCTGGTTCCGGACCCCGGGATTTGCCCGCGGTCCCGCCGCTGTCACCGGCCGCTGCTGCCGCTCCTGGCgctggcggccgccgccgccctcctctACGTCGCCTGGCCCGGCGGGGAACGGGTCACTGGCCCG cccccccccttGGAGCAGACTCTACTGACGCTGCTGGGGCGGCTGGATCCCACCCGCCTGCGCGACACCTTCCTGCGGCCCCTCCTGCGGGAACGGGTGCCGGGGGGGCCCGGGAGCCGTGCTGCCCGCCAG CACATCGTGGGATGTTTGGGCGCCTTGGGGGCCGCTTGGCACCTGGAGCTCGACGCCTTCGAAGCGGTGACTCCTCGGGGACCGGTGACCTTCACCAACGTGGTGGCCACGgtggcccccgccgccccccgccgcctgGTCCTCGCTTGTCACTACGACACCAAGGTCTTGCCCCCTGGTCCCAGCCAGCGGTTTTTTTTGGGGGCCACTGATTCGGCCGTGCCTTGTGCCATCCTCCTGGAGCTGGCAGCTGCTCTCGACCAGCCCCTGCGACGCGCCAAGGACAGG GGCGCGGAGGTGACGCTGCAGCTGCTGTTCCTGGACGGGGAAGAGGCCTTCGGGGACTGGAGCGTCACCGACTCCCTCTACGGCGCCCGGCACCTGGCGGCACGTATGGCCACCACTCCCCACGGGCCCCGCGGCACCCAGATCACCGCCATG agcctgctggtgctgctggaccTGCTGGGCGCCCGTCACCCCGCCATCCACAGCCACTTCCCCCGCACCCACCACTGGTTCCTGCGCCTCGTCGCCATCG agcagcagctgcggcagctggggctgctgcacgCCCGCCCCCAGGACCAGCCCTTCTTCCGCCTCAGCCCGGCCCCGGGACCTGTCGAGGACGACCACGTCCCCTTCCTCCAGCGAG GTGTCCCTGTGCTCCACCTcatccccctgcccttcccccacGTGTGGCACACACTCGAGGACACCGAGGACAACCTGCACCCCCCCACCGTGGAGGACCTGGGCAAGATCCTGATGGCCTTTGTGGCCGAGTTCCTGCAGCTCTGA
- the AKT2 gene encoding RAC-beta serine/threonine-protein kinase, producing MNEVSVVKEGWLHKRGEYIKTWRPRYFLLKSDGSFIGYKERPETSDHSLPPLNNFSVAECQLMKTERPRPNTFVIRCLQWTTVIERTFHVDSPEEREEWMRAIQTVANSLKNQEPEADPMDYKCGSPNDSTGTEEMEVAVSKTRAKATMNDFDYLKLLGKGTFGKVILVREKATGRYYAMKILRKEVIIAKDEVAHTVTESRVLQNTRHPFLTALKYAFQTNDRLCFVMEYANGGELFFHLSRERVFTEDRARFYGAEIVSALEYLHSRDVVYRDIKLENLMLDKDGHIKITDFGLCKEGITDGATMKTFCGTPEYLAPEVLEDNDYGRAVDWWGLGVVMYEMMCGRLPFYNQDHERLFELILMEEIRFPRTLSPEAKSLLAGLLKKDPKQRLGGGPNDAKEVMEHRFFIPINWQDVVQKKLVPPFKPQVTSEIDTRYFDDEFTAQSITITPPDRYDNMGSLENDQRTHFPQFSYSASIRE from the exons GGGAATACATCAAAACGTGGCGTCCCCGGTATTTCCTGCTGAAAAGCGACGGATCTTTCATTGGCTATAAGGAGCGGCCGGAGACGTCCGACCACAGCTTGCCACCTCTGAATAACTTCTCGGTAGCGG AGTGCCAGCTGATGAAGACTGAGCGGCCTCGGCCCAACACCTTCGTCATCCGATGCTTGCAGTGGACGACAGTCATCGAGAGGACCTTCCATGTGGACTCTCCCGAAGAGCG CGAGGAGTGGATGCGAGCCATCCAGACGGTAGCAAACAGCCTAAAGAACCAGGAACCGGAGGCGGACCCCATGGATTACAAGTGCGGATCTCCCAACGACAGCACCGGCACCGAGGAGATGGAGGTGGCTGTCAGCAAAACCCGCGCCAAGGCT ACCATGAACGATTTCGATTACCTGAAGCTCCTGGGAAAGGGCACTTTTGGCAAAGTCATCTTGGTGCGGGAAAAGGCCACCGGCCGCTATTATGCCATGAAGATCCTACGGAAAGAGGTCATCATTGCAAAA GATGAGGTGGCGCACACTGTCACAGAGAGCCGGGTGCTGCAGAACACCAGGCACCCCTTCCTCACC GCACTGAAATACGCCTTTCAGACCAACGACCGGCTGTGCTTTGTCATGGAGTACGCCAACGGTGGAGAG cTGTTTTTCCACCTCTCAAGAGAACGTGTCTTCACGGAGGACCGAGCCCGTTTCTACGGCGCAGAAATAGTCTCTGCGCTGGAGTACCTGCACTCCCGGGACGTGGTGTACAGGGACATTAAG ctggaaaacCTCATGCTGGACAAAGACGGCCACATCAAAATCACTGACTTTGGGCTCTGTAAGGAAGGCATCACGGATGGAGCCACCATGAAGACCTTCTGTGGCACTCCTGAGTACCTGGCTCCAGAG GTCCTGGAGGACAATGATTACGGCCGCGCCGTGGACTGGTGGGGCCTGGGAGTTGTCATGTATGAGATGATGTGTGGTCGCCTCCCCTTCTACAATCAGGACCATGAACGCCTCTTTGAGCTGATCCTTATGGAGGAGATTCGGTTCCCTCGTACCCTCAGCCCCGAGGCCAAATCCTTGCTGGCTGGGCTGCTCAAGAAGGATCCCAAACAGAG GCTCGGCGGAGGTCCCAATGACGCCAAGGAGGTGATGGAGCATCGCTTCTTCATCCCCATCAACTGGCAGGATGTGGTTCAGAAGAAG CTGGTCCCACCATTCAAGCCCCAAGTGACGTCCGAGATAGACACACGGTATTTTGATGACGAGTTCACCGCCCAATCCATCACCATCACCCCTCCGGATCGCT ATGACAACATGGGCTCGCTGGAGAACGACCAGCGGACGCACTTCCCCCAGTTCTCCTACTCCGCCAGCATACGGGAGTAA